One stretch of Caldinitratiruptor microaerophilus DNA includes these proteins:
- a CDS encoding MBL fold metallo-hydrolase: MLTELKPGIFYWQGGVNFGVVLGESGEIILIDAGLDAGAPRKALRPFLEQGYRLAAVVATHCHADHIGGAAELHRRHGPAVYAPAPEHVILEHPDLAPMAIYGASPPPGLSVKFLRPPAPCPAMALPREGLFEVAGRSLEIVPLPGHSPAQVGIAVDGVLFAGDGVFLPEVLERHPVLFLVRVDAFLASLERLLARPEGLIVPGHGPHLDRGADPGGDGDPLRVAVEADRGHVRRIGSLILDILVDGPLSEDDLQDRLAARLGKTYDSDVSYYLDHAALRAHLSELARQGAVAPAYAGSRRRWQRVAGVPGAGAGAAAAAAHPG, translated from the coding sequence TTGCTCACGGAACTCAAACCGGGTATCTTTTACTGGCAAGGCGGGGTCAATTTCGGGGTGGTGCTGGGCGAGTCCGGGGAGATCATCCTCATCGACGCCGGGCTGGACGCCGGCGCCCCCCGGAAAGCCCTCCGCCCGTTTCTGGAGCAAGGGTACCGCCTGGCCGCCGTGGTGGCGACGCACTGCCATGCGGACCACATCGGCGGCGCCGCCGAGCTGCACCGCCGCCATGGCCCCGCCGTCTACGCCCCGGCGCCCGAGCACGTGATCCTCGAGCACCCCGACCTCGCCCCGATGGCCATCTACGGGGCAAGCCCGCCTCCCGGACTCTCGGTCAAGTTCCTCCGTCCTCCCGCGCCCTGTCCCGCGATGGCCCTGCCCCGAGAAGGCCTGTTCGAGGTGGCGGGGCGGTCGCTGGAGATCGTACCGCTGCCCGGCCATTCACCGGCCCAGGTGGGAATCGCCGTCGACGGGGTCCTGTTCGCCGGGGACGGGGTGTTCTTGCCCGAGGTCCTCGAGCGGCACCCGGTGCTGTTCCTGGTCCGGGTGGATGCCTTCCTGGCCAGCCTGGAACGCCTTCTCGCCCGGCCCGAGGGGCTGATCGTCCCGGGCCACGGGCCACACCTCGATCGAGGCGCGGACCCGGGCGGGGACGGCGACCCGCTTCGCGTGGCGGTTGAGGCGGACCGAGGGCACGTCCGCCGTATTGGATCCCTGATCCTGGACATCCTGGTAGACGGACCCTTGAGCGAAGACGACCTCCAGGACCGCCTGGCGGCAAGACTGGGTAAGACCTACGACAGCGACGTGTCCTACTACCTGGACCACGCGGCCCTGCGGGCGCACCTGAGCGAACTTGCCCGGCAGGGAGCCGTGGCCCCGGCCTATGCGGGCTCCCGGCGCCGGTGGCAGCGGGTCGCCGGCGTGCCGGGCGCCGGGGCCGGCGCCGCTGCCGCAGCAGCGCATCCGGGTTGA